DNA from Larimichthys crocea isolate SSNF chromosome XIII, L_crocea_2.0, whole genome shotgun sequence:
GTTCAGCCACTAAACGGAGACGTAGAATCGAACACATCGATCTATTGATGGCCACTTTTGATAGATTTTTGCTAGCTAGACTAGTAGCATGTATAAGTTTGTGCTATTAGAAGAAAAATaatgcacaacacaacactcaTAAGAATGATAAAGTATATAAACTCTCCACGGGAAAGAGAAAActttataattattaaataaacgTGTTAATATTGACAAAGTCGctatcattaaaataataatcacggGATTTTCCGCCCTCTTGTGGTCACACAGTGTATTACGATTACACGGCATTTTCCGGTtaacactttcaaaataaaagcgttaGCCTCCACTAGTGTCAAGGTAGATAAAGTTACACAGCAAGACTTCCGGTGAGtactttcaaaaataaaacgttCACAGTAAAGAGGTGAAATTTCACGGATTCGGTTGTTTTATCACGGACTATTTTACAGTTCATGCATTTTGATGACGAGCTAGACTAGTAGTATGTAGTAAGTACTAGTAAGTTTGTGCTGGCGTCGAGGTAGACAGAATTACACGGCAACAGTTTCCGGTTagcactttcaaaataaaacagttagCCTCCACTAGCGTCAAGGTAGACAGAATTACACGGCAACAGTTTCCGGCTagcactttcaaaataaaacagttagCCTCCACTAGCGTCAAGGTAGACAGAATTACACGGCAACAGTTTCCGGTTAGcacattcaaattaaaactacAATAAATCGTGAAATTGCGCGTATTGTAATTAAGGACACCCACAGCTGTTATGATTGTGTTTTGTAGGTAACCTATcatcatacatacaaatattaGTAGcagcttcttctgtcttttttcgAGGACTTCACTGTGAAACACTGCTCACGGCCTCTTGGCGCCGCCTGGtggacaaacagaaaactacaacaacacagGGAAGGCAGACAACATGGCGGCTGCCACAAGGCTTACATCAAGGTTGGCGCTGGTCACAGGTGAATAATtagattataattataattaataattagatCTGACTGCGTGTTATTCACTGAGTGTTCAGATAAATGCAGACACGCGCTCTGCTTCTCTTTAATGTTCGTTTGTCGTCACTTTAACTCTCTGATCACTTAAACGTTAACTCGAGTTAATTAGTAGAAGTTTGGTCAAATCATCACCACCAACTCACAGCTagttattaaattaaagttaaatccGAGCTCGACCCGTGACAGTCAAAAAAGTGTTTTACctgaattaaagtaaaataatcatacgtcataaaatattatttagagCTGCAGCTATTTTCTATTATCGATTGATCAGTTTTTTTCTGGATTATTTGTACACTCCCTAAAACTATTCACTTTATAATTCTGTGAAAAGCAGCAGCCACTCtgaataaatgattaatgattaattatcCAAATAGCTGCTGATTGGTTTGAATTCATTGACTATAATGATTTCAGCTCAAATATGAATGATCATCTTTTATCCTCTTTGATTTCAAACAGTGGAGGCTGATGATCTTTAGGATAGTTTAATTGGAAGTGTAGTTGATGGAGgcagaataataaatacacagaacAGATCAGCGGAGTTAAAGTGATAGATGTTGTTGATTATGCGAGGATTGACAAACCTGTGGCACAGGTGTTGCACAAGCAGGTTTGCATCCTTGGTTGACGTGCATTAAGGTCACACAAACCCTCATAAATTCATGATCCAGTGTTTTGGTCGACACATGCTTTCCTCTTCAGGTGCCACTCTTGACTTCATGTCGCTCTCTTTAAATTCAGGTGGAGGCAGTGGGATTGGACGGGCGGTGTGTCAGCGCTTCGCCTCTGAGGGGGCCTCCGTGGTGGTTGCTGACATCAGCGAGGAGTCGGCCAATGAGACCCTGGAGAGCCTGACGAGTGACCTCCGAGGACAAGGTCACATGGCGACTGTGGTGGATGTGTCGTCAAAAGAGAGTGTAAAGAAGCTGGTCACAagtatacaggtgtgtgtacaggtagaaaacaccccaacacacactgttgtcATGATGTGCCACGTTTCAGAGAAACACATACACTGCAGGGACATCACACCGtgtccttttcctctctctttctctcgtgTTGACAGTTAATGTCCTCTCCCTCTTCAGACTCGTTTCTTTCAGCctccctcagtgtgtgtgaacacagcgGGCATCACGCAGGACAACTTCCTGCTCAACATGGAGGAGGATCAGTTTGACAGAGTCATCCAGGTCAACCTGAAGGTAGGCAGCCGTGATCTCTGCAGCACGAAGCTGACTTCACCGGTAGGCAGCCGTGATCTCTGCAGCACGAAGCTGACTTCACCTGTAACTGGTGTAGATCACTGTGGTGTCCTGATGTGGACTGTGGACTTTTATTCATGGTACACAGATTATTTCACTGACTAAGACAGTGAGAGCCAAGTCTGCTTCTTCCAGGTTCTTAGCTGGTCATGAAATGATCATAGAAACAGTGTTTAGAGATGTGAGAGATTAATCTTTACAAATGAAAGGTGACATTAATCTTTACAAATGAAAGGTGACATTAGCTAAATATTCCTTGTATATTACTTCAACCATCTGTGTTATATCAAATCCTGAAAGTTTCCTCTTGCGTCTCTCCCAGGGTTCCTTCTTGGTCACTCAGGCAGTTGCTCAGGCTCTGGTGGCCTGTGGAGCACCCAAAGGATCCATCATCACTGTGGGCAGCATTGTGGGAAAGGTGAGACACCAGCAGGCCCGGCAGGCACATCGTCTGTTAGATGAAAAGCCTCCTAATGCATGCGTCCTCgtgtctgtgtttaatgtttgcAGGTGGGAAACATCGGACAGGTAAATTACTCCGCCTCTAAAGCTGGAGTGGAGGGTTTAACCAGGACCGCGGCCAAAGAGCTCAGCAGGTGAGTCTGACGCACCAGAAACACGTCAGGACTCAGTTTAGTATTAGTAGTAAGTATAAgacatcaaataaaaagaattcCTTCTCTGATTCTTCAGGTTTGGGATCCGGTGTAATTGCGTGCTGCCAGGTTTCATATCGACTCCGATGACGGATAAAGTTCCAGAGAAGGTTATTAACAAGGTACAGCACACACTCAGGTACAGACAGTAACACCACCTATCAGAAGTGAAACGGTCGTCCTCACTTTGTTCTGTCGTGTTTCAGATGAAGTCTTTGGTGCCTCTGGGAAGGATGGGAGAGCCTGCAGGTCAGTGAGGATCCATGTTGAACATCAGTTTATGTCCTGTACAGTAAAATGACGAGGAGGACATGTGGACTGTTTCCATGACTTCATCACGCgttcttctttctgtcctcttgCTGTCATCCTCCAGAGGTCGCGGACGTCTGTGCCTTTCTAGCTTCAGATGACTCTCGATACGTCACAGGAACCAGCGTTGAAGTGACAGGTAAAGTTTGATTCAATTTTCTGACAGCTGaagaaatcatttcatttccactgtTGCCTTTAAAAGATGAACGTTCagtaacaaatatatatttaaaggttAAACTCATCTTATTGTCTTTGTCAGGAGGACTTTTCATTGGCTAAAGCAGCTGTCCGTCACACGGATGAACACTAACGAGAGGCCTGTTCCTTCAtagttaatttaattattaaaatgattagtAATCATGTATTATAGAATGTAAAgccaataaacatgtttgtaatatttctgtacagaatgttgtattttattttgtcttgttgGAACCAGCTCCAGATCTCCAGACATCTGTAGACGTTCATGTTGACGCCTCTGTCACACCACAAGTGCTGCTGGTTTGTTCTCTGAGTATTTGTGCAACTCCTCTTTAACTGGATTTTAAATGCTGCTGGAAGTTAAAGGACTGAAACccactgagctaaacgacaccccgaattttaaaaatcagcttAGAGGTGAAAAGGGTTTAACAAATCTGCCTTCATgaagattttagattttaaaattaagatgtgaagaaaaaaaaacactgacatgctaaaaaacattttttttaaaaggttccTGTTATGACCATGGCTGCCATTTTCACACCactgtaaaaagtttttttaaataattagtaACTCTTGAACAAATTAGTATTTTTCTTTGCACTCATCAAGAAAGGAGCAAAATGTCATTTACTGTTTAAAATAGGTAAGACACTTTGTTTATTAACTTCATACTGTCACAATAACTTGAGGCTGAATTattcaattatcaaaatatctGTAGTAGATTTAAAACTGGCATTCAAGCTTGGTGAAAGCAGTGTTCTCTAATAAAGATTCACAAAGGAAAccatataaattatattaaactgaaacagacatgaactggcgacttgtccgtGGTGAACCCAGCCTCTCGCcttaagtcagctgggatagactccagctactctgtgaccctgatgaggatacgctgttacagaaacatgaagaacatAACACACATTCATCAGAAAGGTGTGTACTGTTTATGACACAAACCTGCCTGTTCAAATGAGACAGCAGCGTCCTGTAGCAGAGAGAACTGACGACGAgtttggaagaaaaacaagagtcaagcagctctttttaaaaagattataTATTACAGAaacaagaatttaaaaaattacttacacacattataaaataatacttttttctctcagcaccatattttatgttgaaatgtttcgtcttcaacacaataaaaacaaacatatttgagGTCATCCTCCGTGGAGAATCTCAAGGTCAGATTTCTtaatttttgtagtttttggcCATCCCCGTGTCCCtgctatatttaaaaaagacaaacaaatcaaaaacaaacaaataaatcagaaccTAGTATGATATCACCCCACAGCCACGCATGGCGGCCGGCAGAGCTGTCCCCTCCCTCTCACAACCTTTCTCCTACCCGCCGTGGTCTCAGATAGAAATGCGAAAGATCAGCGGATTGTGTGTCAGCACTGACTCGGTACCTGAAGTTCTGTGCTTTATGTCAAAGCCCAGTCAAGCAGTAACCCGAGCCTGAAACCATGAAACGCCAACTCAAACAGTAGCAACGACAAGGAAATGTGACAGAACTGGAGAGTCACCATTTAATCATTACAGTGGAAGCAAAAATTTAACAGCACAGTACAGTCgatgaaaacactaaaaagggatattacaataaaatatgGCCACAGATTCTTTGGTTCTACAAAAGGAGTTTGGACAGGGCGTGAACAGAAGCACCATAACTCAGGCTGGCAGCGAGTTTAACATTGAAGTCACTTTGCTTCACTCGACCTTCAAGCTGcaggaaataaatacaaatgaaatatacCACATTTGACTGGAATATTTGATGgtccttgtttttttaatctcaaagcaccctgtttgttttaaataaatacaatagaATATCACTATTTCTGTACAAATGGAATGTAATGCACATCTTCCCCAGTAAAAAGCTTTATGAAATTGTAAAAGAGACTAAAGAAAATGAAGGACTCAAAGTGAATACTAAAACTTTTATGCTTTGGTATAATTAGCACCTTGCCACACAGTTTCTTTCAGTAAAGCATGCGTTTTATTCACTGCTGtaggaaaaaaggagggaacTTTGAATctcatatacatatttaaaccCTGATGATGTTCTGTGCTCGGATGTGAAATCAGAAAACGTGTTCTGGATGGAAAACAGTGATCAAAAAAACTCCAGAAAGTGACTCAGCAAATACTGGACTGGTGTGTGGTAGTGACCCTGGTAGCCTGATCCACGATTTAAAGAAGAATCAGCCGTTAACATGCAAAGTACAATAGCATCAAATCTAGCACAGTTTACAAAAATAATGGCTTTTATGTCCAACGTTAACAAATGAACGAATCAAAGAGTCTGCTGCTCTCAGGGCTGAGCAGAGTTTTAAAGAGAATGCATCACACTGGACTCCATGACCTCATTGCATAACACCAGAAAGATTTTTCAATCATCACTTTGAGCTGATGGTTTTAATAAAACTTCAGGATGTCATGAAGAGAATATTACAGAGGAGGAAATTCACAAAGACAGATCTAACAGGCTGCTATCATTTGGTCAGTTCCCTCATTTTTTTAGTCTGGGTGGAAACTGGTGGCTTTAATTCTTTGGTTCCTTTTGCTGTAACATAAGAGCTGAGACTTACTCTGTGTTCAATGTGAGCAACATGATTGACAAGCCACTAGCCAGACGACCAGATGAGTTAACCCTTACAGAGATGGTCCAAAGGTTTGCGTGTCAGCCACAGCTAAACTGGCCTTCAGTTTCCAACATTTTATCTGAATGACTAGATGAATAAAAAACGTCCAACACTGCgagtcaaaacacacatttaaggGTTTCAAACATCATGCATGCAGACAGCTACACAGGAGCCTCGTGCATTCCTGTCAGTCATTAAAGAGCGACCGCCAACCACGCTGCTTACGGTGTGAACGTGGAATtaaagaaatggaaataatgTCCAAGTGTGACCCTTttttgggaggaggaggggggaggtagagcaggtgagatgagtggaaaaaaaaaaagagagacagcggggaggagagaagagtgaGAGGGGGATCGGAGACGGGGAGGGGGGCTTCAGGCCTCAAGTCGCTGGCTTGCTCTCTTTCTCGGGCCGGCCCCTTACGCTGCTGgtaaagaaaacactgttttattccGAAGAACTCTCTCCTGGTTTTTTCTTCCGTTTTCGCGGTCATGCACCCAACGATGGTCTCCTCTCCGcgagttttttaaaataatttctctcctctttactttttttttgacGTCCATTAATTGTTGGGAGGATGTTGCTTTCCCCAGGCACGTACTTGAGTGTGAGTGCATGTTTGTCTCACAACAGCATCTGcatgtgtaaagtgtgtgtgtctgtgggtgtcggtgtgtgtttcaTATCATTTACAAGTTAATTTACAAATTACTGGGCatgtatgtttattatatataagtGTGTCTCTAagtgcatgcgtgtgtgcgtgtgtgtgagtatttgcatgtgttgttCTTTGCatgatgcgtgtgtgtgtgtgtgtttttagcctTGGAAACAGACAGGTCCCACTTCAAAGCCAAACTGCTGGTTGCTCTCCCCAAAGTCTGACACCTTGATATCCAGCAGAGGAAGATGCTCCACCTGTGGCGTGTTGATCTCCAGGACTGTCCTGTCGAAGCCCTTACGatactgcagagagagagacagagatctGTGAGAATCACGATGTATACATGTTTGTGCATCACAAGTCGGCATTAAAATCACCATGAGCCTTTTATTATATGCATGCATTATAAACCAGTGAAAACATATCTGCAAATATATCCAGTAGACAGCAGATCAAAGAGTCAATTCTCAGTCTTAAGTTATGATGAATGCCTCCTCATACAGTggtgaataataaaaagatgaacaacacagcagagctcaAACTCACAGAGCAGCCGTCGACCAAGGCTTTGATGTAAGGGTTGGTCTCGTAGCTCAGACCCTCCTCGTTGGCACCTTTGAGGTGCAGTGCCCTGTCGTAACTGTTCTTGGCGCTGGGGTCAGCCCAGGCCACTGAGCGGTGGCAGTGGTAGGTGAGGTTCTGGCGGGCCTGGACGCTCAGGAGACGCAGGAAGCCCAGCTGGACTACACCCACGGGCTCGCCATTAGAGTCCACGTAGGAGaactgggaggaggaggaggtgattgAGTGGGATTCAGAAGGATAAGAAGGTAATcaggagcaaagagagagagggtaatTAAGTAAGGTTGagaactataaaaacaaaagtctgaCAACCAGTCCGTATGTCACAGAGGGTTACTAACCTTACTACCAGTGGCGAACTCACTAAACCAGGATCCTGGAGTCTCTTTGTCCCAGGAGCTCATCTTCACCTGCCACCAGAATTCATCACATATTTTAGTCAGACTCGTTTTACAGCAACCTGAACTCTTTTTTAGCATCTTAATGTGATAATCAGCCAAACCTTCACAACACAGTTTCAGGCTTCATTATCCCTGACACATTTTAGTTTAGACTTCTAACTTCAAAGTGTTGGGAGATTTTATTTCACAGGATGATTTTAAGGAGATTTTACAGTGTTGCTCGTTTGGTGTACTGACCGTGTTGATGCTCTTGCTGGGGTACAGGCACGTCTCTGCTGCGTTAGTGAAATTACAGAAGACCTTGAAGGAGTCTCTGGAGCAGCCCTGGTTGGGGTCGATCCAGTAATCtcctgcacagacagagagggtggTAAAAATGTTAAACCTAttacttcatgactttttttgggggggtttggGTTAATTCCCTTACCGTCTTTGAGGTCTGGTTGACTGAG
Protein-coding regions in this window:
- the hsd17b8 gene encoding (3R)-3-hydroxyacyl-CoA dehydrogenase, which codes for MAAATRLTSRLALVTGGGSGIGRAVCQRFASEGASVVVADISEESANETLESLTSDLRGQGHMATVVDVSSKESVKKLVTSIQTRFFQPPSVCVNTAGITQDNFLLNMEEDQFDRVIQVNLKGSFLVTQAVAQALVACGAPKGSIITVGSIVGKVGNIGQVNYSASKAGVEGLTRTAAKELSRFGIRCNCVLPGFISTPMTDKVPEKVINKMKSLVPLGRMGEPAEVADVCAFLASDDSRYVTGTSVEVTGGLFIG